A portion of the Deinococcus apachensis DSM 19763 genome contains these proteins:
- a CDS encoding ChaB family protein, whose protein sequence is MPYRSAADLPQSQVDQYDDHQKDAFLKAFNKALEEYGGDEHRAFAVAHAAAKKAGDKERREQDE, encoded by the coding sequence ATGCCCTACCGCAGCGCCGCCGACCTGCCGCAGTCGCAGGTGGACCAGTACGACGACCATCAGAAGGACGCTTTCCTGAAAGCGTTCAACAAGGCGCTGGAGGAATACGGCGGGGACGAACACCGTGCCTTCGCCGTGGCCCATGCTGCCGCCAAGAAGGCCGGGGACAAGGAGCGGCGCGAGCAGGACGAGTAG
- a CDS encoding histidine phosphatase family protein, whose protein sequence is MTDPTHLLLIRHGQTAKNAEGRFQGHDNTSLNATGWTQAAALARHLGLMRFPEPVLHTSDLPRAVQTAETISAELGLPLSPHPDLREIDVGDWGGQTFTELQGTHPEDFARWLGGHPDFRFPNGESFSEVAERIVRHIQAHLRPGQTLILVTHGVAISAALSELLALDFQSNWASRATLHVNTALSELTWDGESWQTVRLADASHLPTETVKG, encoded by the coding sequence ATGACCGACCCCACGCACCTCCTCCTGATCCGCCACGGACAGACTGCCAAGAACGCTGAGGGTCGTTTTCAGGGACACGACAACACCTCCCTCAATGCGACCGGGTGGACCCAGGCTGCCGCGCTCGCCCGCCATCTCGGCCTGATGAGATTTCCCGAGCCCGTGCTTCACACCAGCGACCTGCCGCGGGCCGTGCAGACCGCCGAGACCATCTCTGCCGAACTCGGCCTCCCCCTCAGCCCGCATCCCGACCTGCGCGAGATCGATGTGGGGGACTGGGGCGGCCAGACCTTTACCGAATTGCAGGGCACCCACCCCGAGGACTTCGCCCGCTGGCTGGGCGGGCACCCGGACTTCCGTTTTCCGAACGGCGAGTCTTTTTCCGAGGTCGCGGAACGCATCGTGCGGCACATCCAGGCCCACCTGCGCCCGGGCCAGACCCTCATCCTGGTCACGCACGGCGTCGCCATCAGCGCGGCGCTGAGCGAACTGCTGGCACTCGATTTTCAGAGCAACTGGGCCAGCCGCGCCACCCTACACGTGAATACCGCCCTGTCGGAACTCACCTGGGACGGCGAGAGTTGGCAGACGGTGCGGCTGGCCGACGCCTCGCATCTCCCGACCGAGACCGTGAAAGGCTGA
- a CDS encoding PIG-L deacetylase family protein, which produces MITGVFRQRAAILTAILLLVAAYAINATGALRLFYPRAVGEVAVLPAAPPYRAGQRVLVVSPHPDDETLCCAGSIQQALAAGAQVWVVWLTSGDGFELDALLLEHAPRPTGSPLAGLGRRRIGEAQRAMAALHVPPSHLIFLGYPDRGLLHLLRENHDRPYTSRYTRATRVPYAQAFSPGAPYMGRELERDLGRVLDRVKPDLVLAPSVRDAHPDHRATSDFITRLLTARGQESRLRFWIVHGGLEYPLPKGLHEQLPLLIPPRGRHLAWQRLDLTEGEEEGKLRALREHRSQMNVMARFLLAFVRENELLTPQAAPRR; this is translated from the coding sequence TTGATCACCGGGGTGTTTCGCCAGCGCGCCGCGATCCTGACGGCTATTCTGCTGCTCGTCGCCGCTTACGCCATCAACGCGACCGGTGCCCTGCGCCTCTTCTACCCGCGCGCCGTGGGTGAGGTGGCCGTCCTCCCCGCTGCCCCACCCTACCGTGCCGGGCAGCGGGTTCTGGTCGTCTCGCCCCACCCGGACGACGAGACGCTGTGCTGTGCGGGGAGCATCCAGCAGGCCCTGGCGGCGGGCGCCCAGGTCTGGGTGGTCTGGTTGACCAGCGGCGACGGCTTCGAACTCGACGCCCTCCTGCTGGAGCACGCGCCCCGGCCTACCGGGTCCCCCCTCGCCGGGCTCGGCAGGCGGCGCATCGGGGAGGCCCAGCGGGCGATGGCGGCGCTGCATGTCCCGCCGAGTCACCTGATCTTCCTGGGCTACCCCGACCGGGGCCTGCTCCACCTCCTGCGCGAGAACCACGACCGGCCTTACACCTCGCGCTACACCCGCGCCACCCGGGTGCCCTATGCCCAGGCCTTCTCGCCCGGCGCCCCCTACATGGGCCGCGAACTGGAACGCGACCTGGGGCGGGTCCTCGACCGGGTGAAGCCCGATCTGGTCCTCGCCCCCAGCGTGCGGGACGCGCACCCCGACCACCGGGCCACGAGTGACTTCATCACCCGGCTGCTCACCGCAAGGGGCCAGGAAAGCCGCCTGCGCTTCTGGATCGTCCACGGCGGCCTGGAGTACCCGCTGCCCAAGGGGCTGCACGAGCAGCTCCCGCTGCTGATTCCCCCGCGCGGCCGCCACCTCGCCTGGCAGCGCCTAGACCTCACCGAGGGGGAGGAGGAGGGCAAGCTGCGCGCGCTGCGCGAGCACCGCTCGCAGATGAACGTGATGGCCCGCTTCCTGCTCGCCTTCGTCCGCGAGAACGAACTTCTGACCCCCCAGGCGGCGCCGCGCCGCTGA
- a CDS encoding phosphatase PAP2 family protein, with protein sequence MRRLPHLLARHWTRLALLLLGILLPLLLLADLTKDVFREGGYPWDRSVLAWYAAHRTPELTRLARALALLGGVPLLPLVTAAITLGLVRVGARAHAWFLAAAVGGATLLNVLAKVIFQRPRPDELGAVLVEPGYSFPSGHAMSNMAFGFALALVFWRSRVGWPAAVLGAVWALAVGLSRNYLGVHYPSDVLAGFAASAVWVTGLYLILGQRWPRLRRSPRGERDTR encoded by the coding sequence ATGCGCCGCCTCCCGCACCTGCTCGCCCGCCACTGGACACGGCTCGCCCTGCTGCTGCTGGGGATTCTCCTGCCCCTGCTGCTGCTCGCCGACCTGACGAAGGATGTGTTCCGGGAGGGGGGCTACCCGTGGGACCGGAGCGTCCTGGCGTGGTACGCCGCGCACCGAACGCCGGAGCTGACGCGCCTGGCGCGGGCGCTCGCGCTGCTGGGGGGCGTGCCACTGCTGCCGCTCGTGACCGCCGCGATCACGCTCGGGCTCGTGCGGGTGGGGGCGCGGGCCCACGCCTGGTTCCTGGCTGCCGCCGTGGGCGGGGCGACCCTGCTGAACGTGCTGGCGAAGGTCATCTTCCAGCGGCCCCGCCCGGACGAACTCGGGGCCGTGCTGGTCGAGCCGGGGTACTCCTTTCCCAGCGGCCACGCGATGAGCAACATGGCCTTCGGCTTCGCCCTCGCTCTGGTGTTCTGGCGCTCGCGGGTGGGGTGGCCCGCCGCGGTGCTGGGGGCGGTGTGGGCACTTGCGGTGGGACTGAGCCGCAACTACCTGGGGGTGCATTACCCCAGCGATGTGCTGGCGGGCTTCGCCGCGTCGGCGGTCTGGGTGACGGGGTTGTACCTGATCCTGGGGCAGCGCTGGCCGCGGCTGCGGCGCTCCCCCAGGGGCGAGCGGGACACGCGCTGA
- a CDS encoding methyltransferase domain-containing protein — MTWDPEQYHRHREARDAPARDLLALIPDLPYRDIVDLGCGTGEHTRRLAERFPAAQVMGLDSSAEMLARADARGVPNLQFERGDILDLGGEYDLLFSNAALQWLPDHAALLFGLWRHLRPGGVIAVQVPANHDHGSHRLLTETAEEFAAELGGFTRFGTAQGASPVLTPAAYAETLDELGGVDITAISKVYPVVLPGAEGVLDWTRGTALVPYLSRLSAEDGERFVTAYLGRLRERWPGERVFYAFTRVLFTARRG, encoded by the coding sequence ATGACCTGGGACCCCGAGCAGTACCACCGCCACCGTGAAGCGCGCGATGCACCCGCCCGCGATCTGCTCGCCCTGATTCCCGACCTCCCCTACCGGGACATCGTGGACCTGGGGTGCGGGACGGGAGAGCACACCCGGAGGCTTGCGGAGCGTTTTCCAGCCGCGCAAGTGATGGGGCTGGACAGCAGCGCCGAGATGCTGGCGAGGGCGGACGCGCGGGGCGTGCCCAATCTGCAGTTCGAGCGTGGGGACATTCTCGACCTCGGGGGCGAGTACGACCTGCTCTTCTCGAATGCGGCCCTCCAGTGGCTGCCGGATCATGCGGCGCTGCTGTTCGGGCTCTGGAGGCACCTGCGGCCCGGTGGGGTGATCGCCGTCCAAGTCCCAGCCAACCACGACCACGGCAGCCACCGCCTGCTGACCGAGACGGCGGAGGAGTTCGCGGCGGAACTCGGCGGGTTCACCCGCTTCGGCACGGCGCAGGGGGCCTCGCCGGTCCTGACCCCGGCCGCCTACGCCGAGACGCTGGACGAGCTGGGGGGGGTGGACATCACGGCGATCAGCAAGGTGTACCCGGTGGTGCTGCCCGGCGCGGAGGGTGTGCTGGACTGGACACGGGGCACGGCGCTCGTACCGTACCTATCGCGGCTGAGTGCGGAGGACGGGGAGCGGTTCGTCACCGCGTATCTGGGCAGGCTGCGGGAACGCTGGCCGGGGGAGCGGGTGTTCTACGCCTTCACGCGGGTGCTGTTCACGGCGCGCAGAGGGTGA
- the uvrC gene encoding excinuclease ABC subunit UvrC codes for MHFDDLPVLPTAPGVYIFRKGGTPIYIGKAVNLRSRVAQHFKAGGKSGKFTALADQLEFITARNEVEALILEANLIKQHRPHYNVLLKDDKHYPFLKLTNEDFPMLVVTRRVLKDGGSYYGPYPDASAVRRVKHLIDTMFPLRKNSGLPLQKKPRPCLNYHMGRCLGPCIDAADPNDYARVVEDVKALLEGRAAPVVARLKEDMKVAAKGQDFEQAARLRDRVNAVEKLFGTEQHAFVSEETDLDFLGVAQAGEYAMVQLFRLRGGRVVGRDKRFLTDAEGGGDVGEVLGAFVQDYYSQATHVPPLILLPAEFEDAPVWSAFLSEKAGHRVEMRTPKRGDKVDLVDMAQRNAQNGLESELALLERRGDHPGLDALREVLALPDRPWRIEGYDNSNLFGTNIVSGMVVFEGGRARRGEHRRFKVKGLDHPDDYTAMKQTISRRFTGSLSDKLPLPDLILIDGGRGQVNAALDALKEAGIQLPVVGLAKREERIVLPGRYGAQWWLEAGTEIGVDRELLLPHSHPALRMLIGVRDEVHNYAVSYHRKLRGEAMLRSVFDDLPGIGQKRKDALLEHFTSLEDLAGAPVEQIARVPGMNLRAAQSVKDFLAQRVANEAPV; via the coding sequence ATGCATTTCGACGACCTGCCCGTGCTGCCGACTGCGCCCGGCGTGTACATCTTCCGCAAGGGGGGCACGCCTATCTATATCGGCAAGGCGGTGAACCTGCGCTCCCGAGTGGCGCAGCACTTCAAGGCGGGCGGCAAGAGCGGCAAGTTCACGGCGCTCGCGGACCAGTTGGAATTCATCACTGCGCGCAATGAGGTCGAGGCCCTCATCCTCGAAGCCAACCTCATCAAGCAGCACCGCCCGCACTACAACGTGCTGCTCAAGGACGACAAGCACTACCCCTTCCTGAAGCTGACGAACGAGGATTTCCCAATGCTCGTCGTGACCCGCAGAGTCCTCAAGGACGGGGGCAGTTATTACGGGCCGTACCCGGACGCCTCGGCCGTGCGGCGGGTCAAGCACCTGATCGACACGATGTTCCCACTGCGGAAGAACTCGGGGCTGCCCCTCCAGAAGAAGCCCCGGCCCTGCCTGAACTACCACATGGGGCGCTGCCTGGGGCCGTGCATCGACGCGGCGGACCCGAACGATTACGCGCGGGTGGTGGAGGATGTCAAAGCCTTGCTGGAAGGACGCGCCGCCCCGGTCGTCGCCCGGCTGAAGGAGGACATGAAGGTCGCGGCGAAGGGGCAGGACTTCGAGCAGGCCGCGAGGCTGCGCGACCGGGTGAACGCCGTCGAGAAGCTCTTCGGCACCGAGCAGCACGCCTTTGTCAGTGAGGAGACGGACCTGGACTTCCTGGGGGTCGCGCAGGCGGGCGAGTATGCGATGGTGCAGCTTTTCCGGCTGCGCGGCGGGCGAGTGGTGGGCCGCGACAAGCGCTTCCTGACCGACGCAGAGGGCGGGGGCGACGTGGGCGAGGTGCTGGGCGCCTTTGTGCAGGACTACTACTCACAGGCGACCCACGTGCCGCCGCTGATCCTGCTGCCCGCCGAGTTCGAGGACGCGCCGGTCTGGAGCGCCTTCCTCAGTGAGAAGGCCGGGCACCGGGTCGAGATGCGGACGCCCAAGCGGGGCGACAAGGTGGACCTCGTGGACATGGCGCAGCGCAACGCGCAGAACGGGCTGGAGTCCGAACTCGCGCTGCTGGAGCGGCGGGGCGACCACCCCGGCCTGGACGCGCTGCGGGAGGTGCTGGCACTCCCCGACCGACCCTGGCGGATCGAGGGCTACGACAACTCCAACCTCTTCGGCACGAACATCGTCTCCGGCATGGTCGTGTTCGAGGGCGGGCGGGCGCGGCGGGGCGAACACCGCCGCTTCAAGGTGAAGGGGCTGGACCACCCCGACGATTACACGGCGATGAAGCAGACGATCTCGCGCCGCTTCACGGGCAGCCTGAGCGACAAGCTGCCCCTCCCCGACCTGATCCTGATCGACGGCGGGCGCGGGCAGGTGAACGCGGCGCTGGACGCCCTGAAGGAGGCGGGCATCCAGCTCCCGGTCGTTGGCCTCGCCAAGCGGGAGGAGCGGATCGTCCTGCCGGGGCGGTACGGCGCGCAGTGGTGGCTGGAGGCGGGCACGGAGATCGGCGTGGACCGTGAGTTGCTGCTGCCGCACTCCCACCCGGCCCTGCGGATGCTCATCGGCGTGCGCGACGAGGTCCATAACTATGCGGTGAGCTATCATCGCAAGCTGCGCGGGGAGGCCATGCTCCGCAGCGTGTTCGACGATCTGCCGGGCATCGGCCAGAAACGCAAGGATGCGCTGCTGGAACATTTCACCTCGCTGGAGGACCTGGCAGGGGCGCCGGTCGAACAGATCGCCCGCGTGCCTGGCATGAACCTGCGTGCGGCACAGAGCGTGAAGGATTTCCTGGCGCAGCGGGTGGCGAACGAAGCGCCGGTTTGA
- a CDS encoding DegV family protein has translation MLAIVTDSTCDLHPDVARDFGLRVVPLHVLLRGRSFLDWQDIDPDAVYDHQRGGGEVSTQPATQAAFEATYRDLLATHEGVISLHLSGQLSATAEHARQAAQALKAGSRIQVVDSGLASLPLAEAAIAACEAIRAGGDMAAALGAIQAVQKDLLAEFTVPTLEYLRRGGRLSRTQALIGNMLGVRPILRFDEGRLQPVRRVRASQAARDILAQLEERFGRDPVAVTIGHAGRDPTRIAELKAAIDASRLNVARGRVQLMGPVIGAHVGPGTYGLMARPLLA, from the coding sequence ATGCTCGCCATCGTCACCGACTCCACCTGTGATCTTCACCCCGATGTCGCCCGCGACTTCGGCCTGCGCGTCGTGCCGCTGCACGTGCTGCTGCGGGGCCGCTCCTTTCTGGATTGGCAGGACATCGACCCCGACGCCGTGTACGACCACCAGCGGGGGGGCGGCGAGGTGAGCACCCAGCCCGCCACGCAGGCGGCCTTCGAGGCGACCTACCGCGACCTCCTCGCCACGCACGAGGGCGTGATCAGCCTCCACCTCAGCGGGCAGCTCTCGGCCACGGCGGAACATGCCCGGCAGGCGGCCCAGGCCCTGAAGGCCGGAAGCCGGATTCAGGTCGTGGACAGCGGCCTGGCGTCCCTGCCGCTTGCCGAGGCGGCCATCGCGGCGTGTGAGGCGATCCGCGCGGGCGGCGACATGGCGGCCGCGCTGGGGGCGATCCAGGCCGTGCAGAAGGACCTCCTCGCCGAATTCACCGTGCCCACCCTGGAGTACCTGCGGCGGGGCGGCCGCCTCTCGCGCACTCAGGCCCTGATCGGCAACATGCTCGGCGTGCGGCCCATCCTGCGCTTCGACGAGGGCCGCCTCCAGCCGGTGCGGCGGGTGCGGGCCTCCCAGGCTGCACGTGACATCCTCGCGCAGCTTGAGGAACGCTTCGGCCGCGATCCCGTCGCCGTCACCATCGGGCACGCGGGGCGCGACCCCACCCGCATCGCTGAACTCAAGGCCGCGATAGACGCCAGCCGCCTGAACGTCGCCCGGGGCCGGGTGCAACTCATGGGGCCGGTCATCGGCGCCCACGTCGGCCCCGGCACCTATGGCCTGATGGCCCGGCCCCTGCTGGCCTGA
- the bshA gene encoding N-acetyl-alpha-D-glucosaminyl L-malate synthase BshA, translated as MAPIPEKIAVLCHVGAGGSGVVATELGLKVAQAGHEVHFVGPAVPFRLSGHQGVGGPFYHQVSGFAYALFEQPYPELAAANTLTEVILEQGVSLTHAHYAIPHATAAIHARAITGRSRVITTLHGTDVTLVGAEPAFRHTTRHAIERSDHVTAVSHFLAAQTREVFDVDREIEVIHNFVDSGRFTRVTDPAVRARFAHPDEALIVHVSNFRPIKRVEDVVQVFARVASEIPARLLMVGDGPERPRAVELAGQLGVTGRTHFLGSFPDVQTVLGISDLFLLPSSQESFGLAALEAMSCEVPVVASDAGGIPEVVEDGVTGFLAPVRDVDAMADAALRILRDRDLYLAMGAAARRAALTRFHPDRIVPQYLAAYAQTVAGQVV; from the coding sequence ATGGCGCCCATTCCAGAAAAGATTGCCGTGCTGTGCCACGTGGGGGCGGGGGGCTCCGGGGTGGTCGCCACCGAGCTGGGGCTCAAGGTCGCCCAAGCCGGGCACGAGGTCCACTTCGTCGGCCCGGCGGTACCGTTCCGGCTCTCGGGGCACCAGGGGGTGGGGGGGCCTTTTTATCACCAGGTGAGCGGCTTCGCCTACGCGCTGTTCGAGCAGCCGTACCCGGAACTCGCGGCGGCGAACACGCTGACGGAAGTCATCCTGGAGCAGGGCGTGAGCCTCACGCACGCGCACTACGCGATTCCGCACGCGACCGCCGCGATCCACGCTCGGGCCATCACCGGGAGAAGCCGCGTCATCACCACCCTGCACGGCACCGACGTGACGCTGGTGGGCGCCGAGCCCGCCTTCCGGCACACGACCCGGCACGCCATCGAGCGCAGCGACCACGTGACGGCGGTGTCGCACTTCCTGGCGGCGCAGACGCGCGAGGTGTTCGACGTGGACCGCGAGATCGAGGTGATTCACAATTTTGTGGACTCGGGGCGTTTCACGCGCGTGACCGACCCCGCCGTGCGCGCCCGCTTCGCGCACCCGGACGAGGCCTTGATTGTGCATGTCTCCAACTTCCGGCCCATCAAACGGGTGGAGGACGTGGTGCAGGTCTTCGCCCGGGTGGCGAGCGAGATTCCCGCCCGGCTGCTGATGGTGGGGGACGGCCCCGAGCGGCCCCGAGCGGTCGAACTCGCCGGGCAGCTCGGCGTTACCGGGCGCACGCACTTCCTGGGCTCGTTCCCGGACGTGCAGACGGTGCTGGGGATCAGCGACCTGTTCCTGCTGCCGTCGTCGCAGGAGAGCTTCGGCCTGGCCGCGCTGGAGGCGATGAGCTGCGAGGTTCCCGTCGTCGCCTCCGACGCGGGCGGCATCCCTGAGGTCGTGGAGGACGGTGTGACCGGCTTCCTCGCCCCGGTCCGCGACGTGGACGCGATGGCCGACGCGGCGCTGCGGATCCTGCGCGACCGCGACCTGTATCTGGCGATGGGCGCGGCGGCCCGGCGGGCGGCCCTCACCCGCTTCCACCCGGACCGGATCGTGCCGCAGTACCTCGCAGCGTACGCGCAGACGGTGGCGGGACAGGTGGTGTGA
- the ileS gene encoding isoleucine--tRNA ligase, which yields MTTTEPKPTSPLFRPVPSQPSFRELEANVLNFWQEKHIFEQTQERREGQPEYVFYEGPPTANGRPALHHVLARSFKDLFPRYKVMQGYHVTRKGGWDTHGLPVEISVEKKLGWLGRNHGASRAELEEFNRLCRTSVWETIQEWNAFTERLGYWVDLRDPYITYQNSYVESVWNLLKRLHAEGLIAQDYKVVPLSPRISTTLSRAELGEVDSYRMVDDPSVYVRFPILWDTLPKRARAALSGLSEEDRQGLALVVWTTTPWTLPSNTLAAVNADLTYVVARGEGGTIIVAQDAVERLSSLHKNAAPLEVLASFPGRDLEGVEYEPPFPEVALELGALKQLHERDADGHPVMHFVTLADFVSAQDGSGVAHEAPAYGAEDLELARKYGVPLMFGVDDHGILRVTGERGKFFKDADKGLIADLKARGLMFHAGTLRHRYPFHDRTGDPILYFAKKGWYIRTNSVADRMLETNEQINWVPANIKHGRFGNWLEGNVDWAISRERYWGTPLPFWMSEDGDLRVVGSVAELSELTGRDLSELDLHRPYIDDITFEQGGKTYHRVPEVLDVWFDSGSMPYAQWHLLTDETGEQALPGTEANLVQFERHFPADFICEAIDQTRGWFYSLHAIATMLYDQPAYRNVICLGHIVDEHGAKMSKSKGNVVEPLPLFDRYGADSVRWYMFMASDPGDQKRFSERLVAEAQRSYVNTVWNVYSFFVLYANLDQPGMGGAPAVQDRPEMDRWLLARLEETVRDVTASLDAYDARGGGRALERFVDDLSNWYVRRNRSRFWGEGGQVDVAAYATLHEALLTVSQLTAPFTPFLAEAMYGNLTRGQGAESVHLTRWPQVRGERLDARLTAEMAAVIKVVELGRAVRGTHNLKTRQPLASATVRASTPELTDALRRSQEQIMEELNVKGVTFLEGVTDLVQYSLRPNLPVLGKVYGKALPQVRAALSNADAAAVAHAVQNGENFTVEANGQSFTLTPEQVLVDARAPEGVAAAEDGGFLVAFDTHLTRELVLEGLARDLVRGIQEARKAAGFEVQDRIRLSLDLGGDAREAAGTWRDFIAGEVLATELNFGAGEGYAAEVEGGVAYLTRL from the coding sequence ATGACTACCACTGAACCCAAACCCACCTCTCCCCTGTTCCGTCCGGTGCCCTCTCAGCCCAGCTTCCGCGAGCTGGAGGCGAACGTCCTGAACTTCTGGCAGGAGAAGCACATCTTCGAGCAGACCCAGGAGCGGCGCGAAGGGCAGCCCGAGTACGTCTTCTACGAGGGGCCGCCCACCGCGAACGGGCGACCGGCGCTGCACCACGTCCTGGCGCGGTCGTTCAAGGACCTGTTTCCCCGCTACAAGGTGATGCAGGGGTATCACGTCACCCGCAAGGGCGGCTGGGACACCCACGGCCTCCCCGTCGAGATCAGCGTGGAGAAGAAGCTCGGGTGGCTGGGCCGCAACCACGGGGCCAGCCGCGCTGAATTGGAGGAGTTCAACCGGCTGTGCCGCACCTCGGTGTGGGAGACGATCCAGGAGTGGAATGCCTTTACCGAGCGGCTGGGGTACTGGGTGGACCTGCGGGACCCGTACATCACCTACCAGAACAGCTACGTGGAGAGCGTGTGGAACCTGCTGAAGCGGCTGCACGCGGAGGGGCTGATCGCGCAGGACTACAAGGTCGTGCCTCTGAGTCCGCGCATCAGCACGACGCTCTCTCGAGCGGAGCTGGGCGAGGTGGATTCCTACCGCATGGTGGACGATCCCTCCGTGTATGTGCGCTTCCCGATCCTCTGGGACACGTTGCCGAAAAGGGCTCGGGCGGCGCTGAGTGGGCTGAGCGAGGAGGACCGGCAGGGCCTGGCGCTCGTGGTCTGGACGACGACCCCCTGGACGCTGCCGAGCAACACGCTCGCGGCGGTGAACGCGGACCTGACGTACGTGGTGGCGCGGGGCGAGGGCGGAACGATCATCGTCGCGCAGGACGCGGTGGAGCGCCTCAGCAGTCTGCACAAGAACGCCGCGCCGCTGGAAGTGCTCGCCTCCTTCCCGGGCCGTGACCTGGAGGGAGTGGAGTACGAGCCGCCGTTCCCGGAGGTTGCGTTGGAGCTGGGGGCGCTGAAGCAGCTTCACGAGCGCGATGCCGACGGCCACCCGGTCATGCACTTCGTCACGCTGGCAGACTTCGTCTCGGCCCAGGACGGCTCGGGGGTGGCCCACGAGGCCCCGGCGTACGGCGCGGAGGACCTGGAGCTGGCGCGCAAGTACGGCGTGCCGCTGATGTTCGGCGTGGACGATCACGGCATCCTGCGGGTGACGGGGGAGCGTGGCAAATTCTTCAAGGACGCCGATAAGGGGCTGATCGCCGACCTCAAGGCGCGCGGGCTGATGTTCCACGCGGGCACCCTGCGCCACCGCTACCCCTTCCACGACCGGACGGGCGATCCCATCCTCTACTTCGCCAAGAAGGGCTGGTACATCCGCACGAACAGTGTGGCGGACCGGATGCTGGAGACGAACGAGCAGATCAACTGGGTTCCCGCGAACATCAAGCACGGCCGCTTCGGCAACTGGCTGGAGGGGAACGTGGACTGGGCGATCTCCCGCGAGCGCTACTGGGGCACGCCCCTCCCCTTCTGGATGAGCGAGGACGGCGACCTGCGCGTGGTGGGGAGCGTGGCGGAACTGTCGGAGCTGACAGGGCGGGACCTCTCCGAACTGGACCTGCACCGCCCGTACATCGACGACATCACCTTCGAGCAAGGCGGCAAGACGTACCACCGCGTTCCCGAGGTGCTTGACGTGTGGTTCGACTCCGGCTCCATGCCCTACGCCCAGTGGCACCTGCTGACGGACGAGACGGGCGAGCAGGCGCTTCCCGGTACCGAGGCGAACCTGGTGCAGTTCGAGCGCCATTTCCCCGCCGACTTCATCTGCGAGGCCATCGACCAGACGCGCGGGTGGTTCTACAGCCTGCACGCCATCGCCACCATGCTGTACGACCAGCCCGCGTACCGGAACGTGATCTGCCTGGGCCACATCGTCGATGAGCACGGGGCGAAGATGAGCAAGAGCAAGGGGAACGTGGTCGAGCCGTTGCCGCTCTTCGACCGCTACGGGGCGGACTCGGTGCGCTGGTACATGTTCATGGCCTCCGATCCGGGCGACCAGAAGCGCTTCTCGGAGCGGCTGGTGGCGGAGGCGCAGCGCTCCTACGTGAACACGGTCTGGAACGTCTATTCCTTCTTCGTGCTGTACGCGAACCTGGATCAGCCGGGGATGGGGGGGGCGCCCGCCGTTCAGGACCGCCCCGAGATGGACCGCTGGCTGCTCGCTCGGCTGGAGGAGACGGTGCGGGACGTGACGGCCTCACTCGACGCCTACGACGCCCGTGGAGGTGGGCGGGCGCTGGAACGTTTCGTGGACGACCTCAGCAACTGGTACGTGCGGCGCAACCGCTCGCGCTTCTGGGGTGAGGGCGGGCAGGTGGACGTGGCCGCCTACGCGACCCTGCACGAGGCGCTACTGACCGTCTCGCAGCTCACGGCACCCTTCACTCCGTTCCTGGCGGAGGCAATGTACGGGAACCTCACACGGGGGCAGGGGGCGGAGAGTGTTCACCTCACCCGCTGGCCGCAGGTGCGGGGGGAGCGGCTGGACGCGCGGCTGACCGCCGAGATGGCCGCCGTCATCAAGGTGGTGGAGCTGGGGCGGGCGGTGCGCGGCACCCATAACCTCAAGACCCGGCAACCGCTAGCGAGCGCGACGGTGCGGGCGAGTACGCCGGAGCTGACGGACGCCCTGCGCCGCTCGCAGGAACAGATCATGGAGGAACTGAACGTCAAGGGTGTGACATTCCTGGAGGGCGTGACGGACCTCGTGCAGTACAGCCTGCGCCCCAACCTCCCCGTGTTGGGCAAGGTATACGGCAAGGCGCTGCCGCAGGTTCGCGCGGCGCTGTCAAACGCGGACGCGGCGGCGGTCGCCCACGCGGTCCAGAACGGCGAGAACTTCACCGTGGAGGCGAACGGGCAAAGCTTCACGCTGACGCCCGAACAGGTGCTGGTGGACGCGAGGGCGCCGGAAGGGGTGGCGGCAGCGGAGGACGGGGGGTTCCTGGTCGCCTTCGACACGCACCTCACGCGCGAGCTGGTGCTGGAGGGCCTGGCCCGCGACCTGGTGCGGGGCATCCAGGAGGCGCGCAAGGCGGCGGGCTTCGAGGTGCAGGACCGCATCCGTTTGAGCCTGGACCTGGGGGGCGATGCCCGCGAGGCGGCCGGGACCTGGCGCGACTTCATCGCCGGGGAGGTGCTGGCGACCGAGCTGAATTTCGGCGCGGGCGAGGGCTATGCGGCGGAGGTAGAGGGCGGCGTGGCGTACCTGACGCGGCTCTGA